In Phycisphaerae bacterium, the DNA window CCCCAATTAGGCCATGACCCCGATGCGGTTACGACGGTAGAATCTCCGGGGCGAGAGGGGGCCCGGGGGGAGGTGCCGCAGGAACAATCGGCCACGGATTCGGACGAAGGCGTACTTGATATGGAAAGATCCCTCGACAAGCCCAAATCGCACGACCGCGGACCGTCGACCGATGTTGCCGCAAACGAAGGAGATCAATTCCTTCTGGCGGCCGAGCAGCGGCAGGCCCAGGAAGAATTGCGGCGAATCCGTGAGCGCGGTCCATCAGCAGGCCTCGTCGGCGGGGCGACCGGAATTCGGGGCGGGGACGAGCGCTCCGCGATGATCCGTGATCGGGTCGCTCTGGCGCAGCGAGCACTCGATGAGAGGGCGCAAAAACTAAGTGAAGAACTTGCGCAGGAACGTGAGCGGCTCAAGGCCTATCGCGATCGTCTTCAAGCCAAGGCGCAGGAACTCCTCGAATCGACCCGGACACAGAAGCAGAAACTCGTCGAACAACGGGAAGAAATCGACCGGGCCGCGGCTGATCTGGCGGCGGCTCGTGCTGAATTCGAGGCCGCGCAATCACTTCTGGAAACAGAAAAATCCGCATTGGAATCGGCGCGCGCGGAACTGAGCGAACAGGCAGAGCTCGAGGCACGCAAAGCGACCGCGGAGCGATTTCACGAATTGGAATCGGAAGCAGCCCGCCGGCAGAGCGAGTATGAATCACGGCTTGCTCAGTTCGAAGCGGACCGGGCGGCGTTCGAGAGCGAGAAGACGCGCGCTCGAGAGAAGCTGTTCGAGGAAATCGAGTCTGCTCGATCGGCTCGTATGCGCGAGGTGGAACTGGAGGCGGCGAATCGCGAAGCGGAATCAGCCGCTGCGCGAAGTCGGCTCGAAGCGGAAATTCGGGCGCTTGAGAATGAACGATCGCTCGCCGGCGAGAAGCTGCGGGACGAGATCGAAACAGCCCGCACGGCTCGGATGCGCGAGCTGGAACATGAAGCCGCCCAGCGCGAGGCGGAGTTCGCGGCCTCGCGAAACCGGCTTGTTTCGGAAATACAGGAATTTGAGGCTGAAAAGCAGCGGATTCGCGAAGCTACGTTGACGGAGGTCGAGCGTCTGAAGGCGCAACGCCTTGAGGAAGCTGAACTTGAGCTTCGTCGAACCCGGGCGGATGCCGAGGCGGCTCGCGCGAATCTGGAGGATGCTCGGCGTGAATTTGAGGATGAAAAGCAGCGAATTCTCGATCAACTGACATCGCAATCGGACGAGGCAACCCGAAATCGTCTGCGCGAACTGGACGAAGAATCGGCCAAACGGCGGACCGAGTTTGACAAGCGCGAGGCCGCACTGCGCGAGCGCGAGGCCGCAATCGCGAAGGATCGCATGGAAGCCGAGCAGGCCATGCGCGTGCGCGAGTCAGAACTTGCCGCGCTGAAATCCGAACTGGAGCATTCCCGGCGTCAGCAGGAGGTCGAACACGATGCCCGCGTCCGCGAACTGGAACAGGCGCGGCAAACGTTTGAGCGTGATCGAGCGGAGACGACGGCCGAACTGCAAAAGCTGCGCGTTGATCACGAATCCGAGGTGCAGCGCCGTGGCAGCGAACTGAGCGAATTGCAGAAGCGCCGCGACGAGGAATTCCGCGCGAAAGTGTTCGATCTTGAGCGGCTCCAGCGCGAGCGCGAGGAGCAATTTCAATCGCGCGTGGCCGAATGGGAACGCAATCGGCTCGAACGCGAATCCGAACTCGAATTCAGACGCGCATCCATCGAGCAGACGATCGCCGAACGGCGTGCTGAACTCGATGCCGAATTGTCGACGCGGCGGGAGGAGCTTGAGGCCGAAGCATCACGGGTCAAGGATGAGCTGTTCGCGGTCATTCGAGAGCGCGAGCAGGGGCTAGATCAGACGCGCGCCCTGATCACGAAGCGGGAAGCCTCGATTGTCGAGCAGGCTGCATCGATCAAGGAGCAGATCGAGCAACTTGAAATCCGCCGAAAAGCGATCGCGGATGCGGAAGCGGAAATCGACCGTCGCCGTGAAGAGTTCGACGGTGAGCTTCGGGCGAAGGAATCGGAATTGCTCCATCGGGAGCAACTGCTGGCGCGCAGGTCCGAAGAACTGGATGGCATTCGCGCCGAACTCGCGGAGTTCAAATCAACAACCGAGCAGTCGCTTGAGGCGCGCGAGGCCGAGCTGGCTCGCGACCTGATCGCCCGACGCGCGGAGTTCGACGAATACCGCCGCTCGACCGAGAGTACGCTGGCCGAACGCGAGTCCGCTCTGGAGCGTGAGATCGTCGAAAAGCGATCGGCCCTGACGGAAGAGATTGCGTCGCGGCGTGCCGGTGTCGAACGTGAGCTGGCATCCCTGCGATCCTCATTTGAAGTGAAGATCGCGGAGCTTCGCAAGGAACTCGAGTCCAAGCAGACCGGCGTTGAGGGCGAGCTTCGCATGAAGCGTGCGGCCTTCGATGCCGACATCGCAATGCAGCGCCAGGAATTCGAAGCGGAGTTGCGTGTGCGGCGGGAGGCGCTCGAGCGGGAGTTCGAGGATCGCCGTTACGAACTTGAAGACGAATTGTCGCACAAGCGCAAGGAACTGACGGAGGAAACGACGGCGATTCGCGCCGAGCTGGAAGACGCGGCCAGGCGGCACGAATCGGACGTTCATCGCGCGAAGGAGGAGTTGTCCCGTGCGGAGGCGTCGATCAAAGAGCGCACCGCAGCGATCGACTCGCAGCGGGCGGCGCTGGTCGAGCGCGAGGCGGAGATATGCGAGCGTGAGCAGGCCATCTCGGCGGGCGACGGAGAACTGGCGAAGCTTTCAGCTTCGCTGGAGATTCGCGAGCGGCGGCTGAAGGAGTGGCAGGCGCGAATCGAGCGCGCGGAAGCGGCGCTTGAGCACGAACGATCCACTCTTCAACGCGACCGAGACGAAGCCGCCGAGATCGCGCAGAAGAACAATCGAATCACGCTGCAACTGGGTGCGGAGTCCGAAGCGCTGAAGTCCCGGCAGGCGCAGGTGGACAAACTGCGTGGCGAGCTTCAGGAGAAAATCGCCGAGATCGAACGATCCCGGTCCGAGATTGATGCCGCACGGGCGGAACTGGACGCGGCAAAATCGGAGATTGAATCGCAACGCGAGGCGTTGAACGCGCGAGGCATGGAACTCGATCGGCTGGCCCGATCGACGGAAGCCCGTGCGGAGCAGGTGACCATCGGTTCCCGTGAGGCAGAGGAACTCCGGCGACGAGCCGAGGAACTCGAACGCGAAAAGCGCGAAGTGTCGATGCGAACCGCCGAGGTGGTTCGTCGCGAGGAAGCGCTTCGCGAACGGGAAATCCTGCTTGAGCGGGAACGCGGCGAATTGAATGCCGCGCGCCGCGAGATGGAAAGCACACGTGCACGCCTCGACGAGATTGAATCCGAACTCATCGACCGTGAACGTCAGATCAGTGACCGCGTGATGCAGGCCGCGGAGATTGAGCATCGTGCCCGCAAGACCGAGATGGAATGCGATGCCGCACGGGCGCAGCTTGAGATCGAGCGCGAACGCGTTCAGGAAGAAATTCAGGCCGAGCGTACAAGCGGATTGGCGGAACTGTTCCAGCAGCGCGACGCCTTCGCAAGGGAATCCGCAGAATTTGAGCGCCGCAAGGCTGAGCTGGACGAGGCTGATCGGTCGCTGCAATCACTCAGAGCCGAGCTTGAAACCGACCGCGCAAAGCTCTCGGACGAGCGCTCCCGGTTTCAGGAGGAGTCGGCCGCCTTCGAGGAGAATCGCAAGGCCATCGCCGCCGAACGCGAGGCACTGAGTGCGGAGAAGGCGGCACTGTCCGAGCGTGAAGCCGAACTGACTGCGTCGCGGGAGCGCCTGGAAAAGGAACGCGCCTCGTTGGATGAAGAGCGGATTCGAGCTGAGCGCGCTGCGGTGGCGGTGGCCGACCGTGAGCGCACCTTGAAGGATGCTCGTTCGAAGCTGGAATCGGAGCGCCGAGAAACCGAAGAGGCGCGTCGCCGCCTTTCGGCTCGAATTGAAGAGACGAAGCTGATTCGCCGCAAACTCGCTGAAAAGGCCGATCGTCACCAGCGGCGCAAGGCGCGGCTCCTGTCGGAATATGCGGAATTCGAGACGCGGCGCAAGGCGTTTGAGGCTGAACGTGCGGAGTTTCGTCGCCAGCGTGACGGCCTCGAAGGACGACGCGAGGACATCCACGCCGAATCGTCGGAGATCGAAGCGGAGCGGCAACGGATCGAAGAGGAACGCCGCCAACTGGAGCAGTCCCGGAAGACCTTTGAGGCCGGACTGCGGAAACTCGCCGAGGATCAGCGCGATGTCGCCGATCGCGAGTCGATGCTGACGGAGAAGGCCAGTCAGCTCGAGGCGTATCGTGATCGGCTTGAAGAGGAGTATGCCGAGCTTCAATCGCAGAATCAGAGATTTCTCGAATCGCAAGGCGCCGAGTCGCCCGAGTCGAAGCGGCTTCAAGCGTTGATCGAAGAGACCGATGCGAAGGCTCATGAGCTTCGGGAACGGGCGAGCCAAATTGAAGCGCACAGCGAAGCGGTTGAGGCTCGTGCGGCCGAGCTGGAACAGGAGCAGTCCAGGATCGAACGGCGGCTGCGCGAGATGGATAGTCGTGCCGCCGAACTGGAGCGCCAGCGGGAAGCGATCGAGGCGGAGCGTGCCGAGTTTTCGTCTGTGATGGCTGTCGAGCAGGCCACCCTTGAAAACCTGCGACGGGATGCCGAGCGCGCGAACGAGCTTGAGCGTGAACGCATTCGAAATCGTGAATACGAGCTGCAGGAGGAGACCGCCAAGTATCGCGATCAGCTTGAACGCGAGCTGGAAGATCGCGAACTTGAAGCAATGGACGAACTGCGTCGCCGGATCGAAAGCGAAATGGCCGACCGGCTCGCGGAAGTCGCGCGGAAGGAAGCGGAAGTCGAGGTGCAGTGCGCGTCCCGAATGCTGGAAGTGGAGCGCGACATCGATGAGCGCCTCAGTCGACTGGAGGACGAGATTCGCCGTCGTCGTGAATCGACGGAAGCATCGTTCAGTGAGCGGAACGCCACGCTGGAACTCGAAATCAAGGAGGCCCGATCCAGGCTGGATCAGCAGGTCGAGGATCTGCGCCGCCGCCAGTCGGCCGTCGCCGAAGAGGAGACGCTGTTGCGCCGCCGCCGGGCAGAGCTTGATGAAGAGCGCGAGCGGCTGATCGCGAATGTGAGTACCCGGGACGACGATTCCCGACATTCCGTGCAGGCCCGTGACGACGAAGAAGGGCTTGAGCGGCTGGATGGACCGGACCTGGACGCGCTGGATGGCGCTGCAATCGATGAGATGCTCAATTCGGAGGAGCCGGCGGCTGCCGCGGGAATCATCGCATCGCAGATCGCACAGCTCGAGACCGGGCAGGCGGCGTCACTGCCGATCCATGATCGCACTGCAACAGACTCGTCCGTTGGCCGCCGTCGGATGCGTCCGGTCGTTGCTGCAATTTGTTCGATTGTGGTGGGCGCGATGGCCGGCGCGTATTACATGTGGTCGCCGTCCGATCAGGTTCGCGTGCGCGGTGAGCTGGTGCTGAACGGGAGCGAGTTCGGCGGGACGATGAGCGCCGCGCAGCATGTGGCAGGCATCGTCGGACAGCCGTCGCTCTTTGAAACAGCGTCGGCGCAAGTCGGACGCGACCTGTGGCAGATGTACTCGAGCGGCGCGATTCGGATTCAACCCTCAAGAGAAGCGGGAAAGGTTGAAATGATCGCTTCGGTTTCGCCGTCGGAGGCGGAATCGGCGTCGGCGTGGCTGTCGGCGATCGGCCGTGCATATCAGAAGCGCCTGGAACACATGGAGTTCACGGCGGATCAGCGTCGTTCCGCGCTGGAAGAGGCTCAGGCCCGCCGGGACGCGCGCGTTCGGGAGCGTGATGAGGCGGTCGCGGTTCTCGCACGGCTTAGAGAGAATGTTGATGCCGATTCGACGGCACAGCAACTGGAGACGGCGCGGGCGGATCAGGAATCGCTTAATCGCACGGCTGCCGAGGCGCAGGCGGCGCTGGATGTCGCGAAAGCGGCACTGGAGCGTCATCAATCGTCCGGGATTCCGACATCACCGATCGTGCCGAGCGAAGCGCAGATCGCCGAGTCCATCGGGAAGGATGCCGATCTGTCCCTGGCGATCGATGAACGCGGCGCGAAGGCGCTTCGGTTCCATGATGCCATCGTCAAGGCCATGTCGAAATCGATTGTGCCGCTGACGACGCTGCTGCGATGCGTGGCGGAATTCAGCGCGGAGGTCGAGCAGCAGATTTCGAAGCAGTCGGATCCGGATATTCGTAAAGAGCTGGAGCGCATTGCCATCGATCTGTCTGATTTGAAAGATCAGGCGGAGGAATTTTCGAGGTCGTGGGACGCGCTGTCGCCAAGAGTCGCGGCCTGGAAGGACATGGAGAACGCCGATCAACTGATAGAATATCAGAAGAAGGCGGAGCTGCTCGTCCGCGAGTTTCATACTGCGTCCAAGGCGTCGCTGGGCGCGGCTGTCGCCGGCGTGGATGACATCGGCCGGAGCGGCACGGAGATGACGCAGCGTCGGATCATTCAGGCGCAGCTCAGCAAGCACTCGAACGCCTGTTACGAACGCCGGAATGAATGGACCGTGGCGGCCAGCGAAATCGTTCCGGCCAACAATGTCGAACTGAAGGCACTGCGGGACACGCTTGTGAATCTCACGCCGCGAATCGAGCAGGGCCGTGAACGGCATCGGCAGGCCGTTGCGATGCAATTGATGGAACGCAGGAAGGCCGACTGGCAGGCTGAGGAATCGCGATTGACGGACCTTGTCGCAAAGGCTGATGCGTCTCACCGGGAATGGGCACAAAAGGCGATGGCTGCCATGAAGACGGCACTCAACGTCGATGACGACGCCATGAAATCGATGGAAGCCCGCCGGTCGGAGATCATCACGCAGCAGGAGCGGATTACCCAACTGGAGCGGGATGTTGCGGAGAGCCAGGCACAGGTCGAACAGTTGAAATCGAATTCATCGGTGAACATGTCAACTGCGGTGACGTATCGATCTCTTCCGGCGCCGGCGGCTGCTTCGTTTGATCCGACACGGCTCGGCGCGGCGTCGGGCCTGGGCGGGGGCGTTGCCGTGCTGATGATGGTTGTGATACTTCTCGCGGCCCGGCCGGTTCGCGAATTCGAATCGTCGTCCGTTTGACCGGGGCGGCGGCATGTAGGCCGCGGCCAGCCCCAGTACGCGAATCCGCCGGACTGATCGGTCCGGCGTCGGTGAATCGGTGGTGTCGAGCACGCGCGTCCTTCTGCTTTCAACTGATTTGAATCGGGGTGGATTGCCGCTTCGGCTGGTTCGTCTGGCCGAGCAGTTTCATTCCGTCGGCGTCGATCCGATCGTTGGTTGTCTCGCGCCGCGCGGCCCGCTGCACGAAGACCTCGACTCGGCGGGCGTTGCTTCATTTTCGTGTGATGCACGCGGCCGATTCGATGCAAGCTGTCTGGCGCGCCTTGCTGCGTCAATCCGGTATTTCAATCCAGACCTGGTCCATGCCTCTTTGTTTCATGCGAATCTCGCGGCCCGCATGGTGGGGCGGTGGGATCGTTCACGGCCGATTGTCACGGCCTCGGTGACCGTGGAGATTGAGCGTCGTTGGCATCGCACTCTGGAGGGCCTCACCGCCGGCCTGTCGGATCTGCATGCGGCGAATTCGACGGCCGTCGCGCGACATCTTATTGACGAACTCTCGTTTCCGGCTGATCGGGTGGTGACCGTGCCGAACGCCGTGAATTTTGAGCTTCTGAGTTCAACCCCGGCGATTTTACGCCGGCAACACGGGCTGCGCGAGGACATGCCGCTGGTTGTATGGGCCGGTCGCATGGACCCGGTGAAGAATCTGCCTTTCTGGGTCGATGTCGTGGCCGAGGTGTCGCGCGAGATTCCGGTGCAGGGCGTGTTGCTGGGTGATGGTGCGGATCGACCTCGAATCGAATCGCGCATTGAACAGCACGGTCTTTCGAGGTGGATTCGATTGCCTGGATGGTGTCATGACACGGCCGCCTGGTTCCATGCCGCTGATCTGTTCATGTTCCCTTCGATGACCGAGGGGTCTCCGAATGCCGTGCTTGAGGCACTGTGTTGCGGGTGTCCTGTCCTTGTCAGTGACATTCCTGCATGCGCGGCGGTCATCGACGAGGCCGGCACCGGTCGAGCGTGCCGAATTGGTGACACATCGGAATGGGCGCGTGCCGCGCTGTCGATCCTGTCGGAGCGGGCACACACGGCATCTGAGGCGCCGCAACGAGCGCGGAGCACCGTGGACCGGCTGAAACGCTCACATTCAATGCCGGCTGTTCTGTCGGCGTGGCGTCGCATCTATGACCGCCTGCTGGCCTGACGGGCACCGTAAGGTGGGCCGTTTTCCCTGATCACCACAAGGTGCAAGCTCAAGCCGTACGGCTGGCTCCGGCTTCTTTTTTTGGAATGGGCCGGCGCATGGCCCGTTCCAAAAAAAAGTTGGAGTTGCAAATTATGTATTGACAGAAGGTTCCTGATTCGTGGCCCGATATCGAAAAATTTTCGCGCAAAACAAGTCGAAATATCCTTGTATTTGGTGGAGCAAAAGATATGCTTCTGCCCATAGAAATACATTGAAGTGGGGAGCCGTGGTGCTCGGTGTTCGGCGTCGGAACGAATGGTTTTTCTCGGATATTCCGAAGTTCTGTTGGACGCCAAGAACCGGTTGGCTGTGCCGGCCAAATTTCGGCGGTGCATCGACCCGGAGAAGCACGGCACCAATTTCGTGCTCACGCGAGGGCGCCCGACGAACACGATCTGGGTGTACCCGGAAAAGAGCTTCATCGAACTGGCAGGCGGCGGTGAAAGATCACTGATCGCCGGCGACGACCAGGTTCGATTCGACCAGGTCTTCTTCGCACGCGGAGAAGTGGTCGAACCGGACGGTCAGGGTCGAATCCTGCTTCCCGACCGGCTCATCAAGGGAGCCGGACTTGGGCGAGAACTTGTGGTGAGTGGCGTTCGCGACCACATGGAAATCTGGTCGAAGGATGCGTTTGAAAAGCACACCGCAGAGCTAGAGAGCCGATTTGAAGAGTTGCAGGCGAGAGCTCGCGAGGTGTATCGAGAACAGCGGCGGCAGCCCGGCCAGTCGGCCGGTGAAGTAACCTGACCAACGGGCGATGCGTCATCGCACCGGCGGACCAGGGTAGATTCGGTTGGCGGCGCGGGAGGAGGTCGGTTGAGGATCTCCTTCCGCCCGCCAATTTTCTGACAGCAGACTTCTTAGAATCGCTTTCGGCGAACACGGATGGTGTAGCCGGAGCGGACGCGTGTAATGGATTGATACTTCGATTAAAGAACCGCTCGTTGTTCGGCCTCCGGTCTGGTGGACGGAGGTCATAGGCGAGGAGTGGTTCGGCATCGAAAGCCGCGACACTCTCGCCGTGTGGTCGCGGGATGGGCCGATCGAACACACCGGGCTTTCTGTTCCTTTCGCCGGTGCGACGGCATGACGCGTCTTGGGCACTTCGGACGTCACGGACGGCGTTCCGGAGTCGCCATCGTAATAAAAGCCACCGGCGGCAAGGAAGCTCCGGTGGCTTTTTTTGTTGTCGAACTGTGCGATGACGGGTCGATGGCGAACGAGCCGAGCCGCTACTGCCGCGCCGGTTTGGTACTCTGCTGATCCGGGGTCGCCTTGGATTCATCGGAGCCGGCCGGTGAATGACCGATCCAGCCCTCGCGCAGTTCGTTCGGCCAATTTTCGCTGATTGGGCGAATCTTCCCGGCTTTCCAGATGACGACTTCGGGATTCGCGGGCGCGGATCCCGGATCGACGAGCCACACTTCCGAGTTGTCGCGCCATGTCGGGAGGGATTTCACGTCGGCCTGGGGATTGACACTCGGAAGAAGGAGTTGCGTTTCAGCGGTGGCCATGTTGTAGATGGCGACCTGACCATGCTCGCAGGGAATGAGCACGCGGGATTCATCAGGGCTGACTTCAAACCAGCCGATGGCCGCGTTGATGGGCGCGTCGAAGTCCCTCGCCAGCACCCGGGACAGTCCTGCGGCAACCCGTGGATCCACCGCGAAAATCGACCATTGCCGGGGCATGTCATGCTGGGTGGCCGGGAGCGTCATTTCAACGGAGACAAAGAGCAGACGTCCGTCGCGCAGCCATTTGACGCACGCCATCGGGTTGTACAGAAGTCCGGCACGGTCTATTTGTTCGGTCCATTCCTTGAGCAGTTCGCCTTGATCGTTGCGAACACGAATTGTTGCCAGGGAGCCGAGTTGGAGCACGGCTTCCGACTCCTTGCGTCTGACAGACGAACGAACGTACGCGAGATGCCGGCCGTCGGGACTCCAGTCGAGTCCCGACGCGACCTGAATCGCGACCGGTCTGGGCGTTCCGGCCTCCAGTCCGACAATCTGCAATGCGCGTCCGGTCATCTCCTCGGCTCCACTCCAGTAATCCATGTTGAATGCGACGAATTGATCGTCAGGCGAGGACGCCGGGCAGGAAATCTCATCGAGCGAGTTGACAAGCCTTCTGCGGAAGGTGAGTTGATCGCCGTCTCGCTTGTACAGGTCGAGTCGGCAGACGTTGGGTTTAATTTCAGTCAGTGACTTCCATTTGTCACCAAGCTTTTCCCGCATTCCCTCGGGGTCCTTGTCCCGGATATAGACGAGTACCGCTGCGAGGAGTCCGCCGGGAGTGTCCTGATTCGGCGTCATTTCAAAGTGATCCCAATCGCCCTCATGAGCCAGAATCCTCGGCTTTACGACCTGTGCCGTTTCGATGACGTGCTGTTTCTGGGCGTCGGTGAGTACGGCGGAGACCTCTTCCCACGTGTTTACCGTGATCTGGCTTACGATAAGAAGCCCACTGCCGTCGCGGCACCAGGTGGCGCGGAGGGCATGAATTCCGGCTCGGCCGGGCAACGGGCGTCCATTCGCATCGATGAGGAAGACGCCACGGTCGGAGACGACCGCGCCGGTCCTTCCGTCAGCGGTCCATACAATTCGTTTTTCGGGAACACAGCCCGCGATAAACCCAACACAAAGCGCGATTAGCACCAGGCGAGATGCTTTCATAGTGATTCTCCAATCTGTGGCGGATCGAGTGGTCCGGTCCACCTGACCTTCAGGCTTGATTTGCCTCCTGACGCGGAGGGAGTCCGCGGCAATTCGCGGATGTGCCAGAACCCTTTTTTCGATTCCGGCGCGACGAACACGTTGCCACCGACGTCGAGATTCGTACTCCGGACCAGGTGCGTGCGGCTCGATCCGGTCCCGGTCAAGTCACGAACCGTCGGCCAGTATCCGAAGCTTGCGGCCATTGCAATTGCTGCGGCCGCCGCAAAGCCGATCCACTGCCGCGGTTGATGGACCGACGGTCCGCAGGAGTGGTCAGACCCGGTCAGCCGCGGTACCTGCGGCGAATCATCGTGATCCGCCGCCGGGTGAACCCGGCCGAGGAACTTCGGGGGCGGCAGGCCTTGTTCATGGCTTGCGGTCTGATCGGTCATGACGATTCGCGTTTCCGCAAGTGTCCTGGAGATTTCGGATGCCAATGTAAAGGCATCGGCGTCAGCGACGAGATACGCATCGAGCAGTGCAGATGCGTCCTGGTTCAACTCCCCCAGTTCGTTGTCAATCACGAGTCTTTCAAGCGATTCTCGATTCAATGCCATTTCGTCAACCCTCGGAGGCCGGCTGGACTGCTGGAGCCGGTCGCTGAAAATCACGGCGTCAACGTGTCGCGGACAAATCCGCCAACTCGGACTTCAGGCGATTGACCGCGAGGTGTATCCTCGACCGCACTGTGCCGATCGGAAGCTGTAATGCCGCAGCCGTTTCGGCGTATGAAAGCCCCTCGGTCAGCCGCA includes these proteins:
- a CDS encoding glycosyltransferase, with the protein product MSSTRVLLLSTDLNRGGLPLRLVRLAEQFHSVGVDPIVGCLAPRGPLHEDLDSAGVASFSCDARGRFDASCLARLAASIRYFNPDLVHASLFHANLAARMVGRWDRSRPIVTASVTVEIERRWHRTLEGLTAGLSDLHAANSTAVARHLIDELSFPADRVVTVPNAVNFELLSSTPAILRRQHGLREDMPLVVWAGRMDPVKNLPFWVDVVAEVSREIPVQGVLLGDGADRPRIESRIEQHGLSRWIRLPGWCHDTAAWFHAADLFMFPSMTEGSPNAVLEALCCGCPVLVSDIPACAAVIDEAGTGRACRIGDTSEWARAALSILSERAHTASEAPQRARSTVDRLKRSHSMPAVLSAWRRIYDRLLA